In Roseicyclus marinus, the genomic window CCGATGAGCGTTGCGCGCTGGTCGGCGGGACGGCGGATCGGGCTACCGATCTGCTTGACGACGATGGTCTTTGCCATGGAACTCAGGCCTCCTCTGCGACCGCTTCGGCGGCGGGGGCACCGTCGCGCTTGGGCAGGATGTCGGCCACCTTCTTGCCGCGACGCGCGGCGATCTGGCGGGGCGAGGTTTCCTTTTTCAGCCCGTCGAGCGTGGCGCGGATCATGTTGTAGGGGTTCTGCGACCCGGTGGACTTGGCCACCACGTCCTTGACGCCCAGCATTTCGAAGACGGCGCGCATCGGACCACCGGCGATGATACCGGTACCTTCGCCCGCGGTGCGCATCACGACGTGACCGGCGCCATGATGGCCTTCCATGTCGTGGTGCAGCGTGCGGCCTTCCTTGAGGGGGACGCGGATCAGCTGGCGGCGGGCCTGTTCGGTCGCCTTGCGGATCGCCTCGGGCACTTCTTTCGCCTTGCCCTTGCCGAAGCCGACGCGGCCGCGCTGGTCACCGACGACGACCAGTGCCGCAAAGCCGAAGCGCTTGCCGCCTTTCACCGTCTTGGAGACGCGGTTGATCGCCACGAGGCGTTCTGCGAATTCCGGGGTTTCCTCGCGCTCTTCGCGGCGACGGCCACGGCGCTGATCGCCCCCACGCTCGCCCCGATCACGCTGTTCACGTTCTGCCATGTGGCACTTCCTTGTCTTGTCGGACGCCAGAGGGCGCCGGTTGGGTCAACCGTGGTGAACGCGGTTTGTGAACCGCATGTTCCCCGGTCATCGAAGACGCGCCCGGGGGTGCGCCTTGCAAGTCGGTGTGCGGGTCTGGTGGGCAGATTGCCCACCCTACGCCGACGGTGTGGTAGGGTGGGCAATCTGCCCACCAGACCGATCAGAACTTCAGGCCGCCTTCGCGGGCCGCATCGGCAAGCGCCTTGATGCGACCGTGGAACAGGAAGCCGCCGCGGTCGAAATACACGTCCTCGACGCCGGCCTTCTTGGCCCGCTCGGCAATCGCGGCGCCGACCTTGGAGGCCGCTTCCACGTTGTTCTTGCCGACAACGCCCAGATCTTTCTCGAGCGACGAGGCAGAGGCCAGCGTGACCCCTTTCGCGTCGTCGATCAGCTGGACGCTGATGTTCTTGTTGGAACGATGAACCGACAGACGGGGACGCCCGTTCGCCATCGCGCGCAGTTTGTTCCGGTTGCGCAGGCGGCGCTTCTGGAACAGGTCTCTGGTGCTCAGTGCCATTGTCGCAGCCCTTACTTCTTCTTGCCTTCCTTACGGAAGATGTACTCGCCCTTGTAGCGGATGCCCTTGCCCTTGTAGGGCTCGGGAGCGCGCCACTCGCGGATGTTCGCAGCCACCTGGCCGACCAGTTGCTGGTCGATGCCTTCGATCACCACTTCGGTGTTCTTGGGCGTGGTGACGGTGACACCCGCCGGAACGGCGAAATCCACGTCATGGCTGTAACCGAGCGCCAGTTTCAGGACATTGCCCTGAGCATTGGCGCGGTAACCCACGCCCTGGATCTCGAGCTCTTTCTTGAAGCCCTGGCTCACGCCGATGACGAGATTCTCGACCATCGAGCGGGACATGCCCCACTGCTGGCGGGCGCGCTTGGACTTGCCACGCGGCACGACAGAGACAGCGTTGTCGGCGATGGTCAGCGTGACATCGTCGGTTGCGGTGAAGCTGCGGGTGCCCTTGGGCCCCTTTACTTCGATGGTCTGGCCGGAGACGGAGGCCGAGACCCCCGACGGCAGCTCGACCGGTTTTTTCCCAATACGAGACATGTGCCTTTTCTCCTCAGAACACGGTGCAGAGCACTTCGCCGCCGACATTCTGCGCGCGGGCGGTGGCATCGGTCATCACGCCCTTGGACGTGGAGACGATGGAAACGCCCAGACCCTGACGGACCTGCGGAATGTCGCCAACGCCCAGGTAGACGCGGCGGCCGGGTTTCGAGACGCGCTTGAGCTCGCGGATGACCGGCGTGCCTTCGTAGTACTTCAGGCTGATTTCAAAGGCCGGGTGGCCCTTGGCGTCGGTCGCGGGCTCGTAGCCGCGGATGTAGCCCTCGTCGGCCAGAACATCCAGGACGCGCGCGCGCTGCCGGGAAGCCGGGGTCATGACGGTGGACTTGCCACGCATCTGCGCATTGCGGATGCGGGTCAGCATATCGCCGATAGGATCGTTCATCGTCGGATCTCCTTACCAGCTCGACTTGACCATGCCGGGGATCTGGCCGTTCGAGGCCAGGTCACGCAGCATGATCCGCGACATCTTCAGCTTGCGGTAATACGCCTTGGGGCGACCGGTGAGCTGGCAGCGGTTGTGCAGCCGGGTGGGCGAGGAATTGCGCGGAAGCTTCGCCAGTTTCAGGCGAGCCTTGAAGCGTTCTTCCATCGGCTTGGATTCATCGTTTGCGATCTCTTTGAGCGCCGCGCGCTTGGTGGCGTATTGTGCCACAAGCTTCTGACGCTTGAGTTCGCGGTTCACCATGGAAACTTTTGCCATGTGTTTGTTCCCTCTCGCGTCAGGCGTTGAACGGCATGTTGAAGTGCTTGAGCAGCGACTTCGCCTCGGCGTCCGACTTTGCGGTCGTGACGATGATGACGTCGATGCCCCAGACCTCGTCGACCTTGTCGAAGTTGATCTCGGGGAACACGATGTGTTCCTTGATCCCCATCGCAAAGTTGCCGCGGCCATCGAAAGCCGGCTTCACACCGCGGAAGTCGCGGATGCGGGGCATCGCGACGGTGATCAGACGGTCGAGGAAGTCATACATGCGGTCGCCGCGCAGCGTCACCTTGGCGCCGAGCGTCATGCCTTCGCGGACCCGGAAGCCTGCGATCGACTTTTTCGCGATGGTGGCGACGGCCTGCTGGCCGGCGATGGTGGTCAGATCCTCGACCGCCGATTTCGCCTTTTTCGAGTCGCGCACCGATTCCGCACCGCAGCCGATGTTCAGCACGATCTTCTCGAGCTTCGGGATCTGCATGTCGTTCTTGTAGGCGAACTCTTCCTTGAGCGCGGGCTTGATCGTCTCGCGGAACAGCGTCTTGAGGCGCGGGGTGTAGGTTGCGGTATCAAGCATCGATCACGTCCCCCGTGGTCTTGGCGACACGCAGCTTCTTGCCGTCTTCGAGCTTGAAGCCGACGCGGGTCGGTTTGCCGTTCTTGTCCAGCAGCGCGAGGTTCGACAGTGCGATCGGCATCGCCTGGGGGATGCGGCCGCCCTGGCTCGAGGCGCTTTGCTTGGTGTGACGGATGGCGATGTTCACGCCGTCGACGATGGCCTTGCCTTCGGTGGGCATGACGCGGGTGATTTCACCCTGCTTGCCCTTGTCCTTGCCGGCCAGCACGACGACCTTGTCGCCCTTGCGGAGTTTCGCAGCCATTACAGCACCTCCGGCGCGAGCGAGATGATCTTCATGAAGTTCTTCGCGCGCAGCTCACGAACCACCGGCCCGAAGATACGGGTGCCGACCGGCTCGTTGTTGTTGTTGAGGATGACGGCGGCGTTGCGGTCGAAGCGGATGGCGGTGCCATCTTCGCGGCGCACTTCCTTGGCGGTGCGCACGACGACGGCCTTGCGGACGTCACCCTTCTTCACGCGGCCACGCGGAATGGCCTCTTTCACCGACACCACGATGATGTCGCCGACCGAGGCGTACCGGCGGTGGGAACCGCCGAGGACCTTGATGCACTGAACCTTCCGGGCACCGGAATTGTCAGCAACATCCAGATTGGTCTGCATCTGGATCATTTGGTTTCTCCCGACGTCCGGGGCCGCCTTGTCAGGACATTGACCCCGGGGTTTCGATCAAACCGAGATGTGCTTGGGTGCGTCAGACGCGCTCCAGCACCTCCCAGCGCTTGGTTTTCGACTTGGGGGCGCATTCCTGGATGCGGACGACATCCCCCACGTTGAACTGGTTGGTCTCGTCGTGGGCGCGATACTTCTTGGACTTCCGGATGGTCTTGGCCAGAACCGGGTGCTTGAAGCGACGCTCGACCGACACGGTGACGGTCTGGGCGTTGGCGTTCGACGTGACGGTGCCTTGCAGGATACGCTTGGGCATCAGTTGGCCTCCCCTGCTGCGGCAGCCGCTTTTTCGTTCAGGATGGTCAGCACGCGGGCGGCGTCACGCTTGACGGTGCGCATGCGGGCGGTGTTTTCCAACTGGCCGGTGGCCTGCTGGAAGCGGAGGTTGAAGGCCTCCTTCTTGAGCTGGACGAGCTGGTCACGCAGCTGATCCGGCGTCTTCTCGCGAAGTTCGCTGGCGTTCATCGCCTTGGTCCTTTCAACATCACGGGGACGCCCCATAGCATAGGGTCACGCCGATTCCCGTGGAGGTCGGTGAATAGAGGGCGCGTATAGGCGCGTTTCCCCCGGGCCGCAAGGCTTTTCGACCCAATGTCGCCCCAGGGAAACAATGTGTGGCGACACATTTGGTTGACATGCAGAAATACCGGCGGCCAGCTTTTTTTTAGTGAACTCTTGGTAGCTTGTAACGATGTCGGTAGTACTCTTGTTACTGATGGCGGCAACCGTCGGGTTTGTCGCGACGGATCTGTTGAACAAAGAGGACGACGCGTCCGGGTCGTCAGATGAAGCCACCCCCGATGCTCTGCCTGATGCCCCTCCCGACGACGAAGGGGAGCAAGCGCTGGTCACGCTGGTGACAGACGGTTTGCAGGCCACGGGCGGCGATGGCGTGGACAGCTATATCCTCGATCCTGCGGTTGAGGGCACGTTCACCACAAGCATCACCGCCGGGAACGGTGACGACAGCATCGACCTAGGCGACACCTATGTCCGTGGCGGTCCGTTCCTTGCGGACGGACAGATCGATGGCGGCGCAGGCGATGACGTCATCATGGCCGTTGGCGGTGGAAGCACCATCACGGGCGGCGCGGGTGACGACACGATCGCGGGTTTTTTATTGGGCAGCAGCGTCACGGGTGGCGAGGGCGATGACAGCATAAACGTGCTCTCCGGAGGGGGTGACGCAACGACAGTCGACGGCGGCGCCGGCAACGACACACTGGACGGAACTTTGTCAGACAACATTCGGCTCCTGGGTGGCGCAGGCGACGACGTGATTACGACCGCTGGCGTGTCTTACGACGGCACCAACTTTTTCATCGTCGCCAACGGCGGTGAGGGCAACGACACCCTGACCCATGAGGTCGAGGTGTTTCCGCTGCCTCGTATGCACGAGCCCGGCTTTCCCGCGACTTACGGCCCGCGGATGGCTGGTGGGGCCGGCGCGGACAGTTTCGAGTTTGTGCTGACAAGCGAAAGCGGGTCGTACACGCCTTACCCCGACGATCCCACCATCTTCATTAACGATGCCGCGCGGATCGTCGATTTCGAGCGGGGTGTGGATACGCTATCCATTGATCTGTCAGCTCTCGATCCGCGTTATGTTGTTGAAAGCGGCCAACTTAGAGACGACACGGCGCGTGGGACGACGGTCTTGTCCCTTCGGTTGACCAGCGATACCCTACCTATTCAGCTGGTACAGATCACGGTGTCGCCCTTGGGGCTCAGGTGGGGGGACGTAACCTTCATCGGCCAAGCACCTGCGACGCTGGCAGTGGCCTGATCGAGCTGTGGCGCCTCACTCCCACCGATAGTTGAAGCTCACGCTCACCCGGTCATCCTCGTCCATGTTCATCGGCACCTCGTGGCGGAGCCAGCTTTCCCACAAGAGCACATCGCCCGCGACAGGGCCCGGATAGACGAAGGCGCGCAGTTCCTCGCGGCAATCCTTTCGCCGGTTGGGGGCCGCCATCATCATCGCGTGGCGGGGATCCTCCAGCTTGATCGACCGCGCCGCGGGGGGGACCTGCACATAGGTCGTGCCGGAGATCACCGAATGGGGGTGGATGTGGCTGGTATGGATGCCACCCTCGGGGAGGATGTTGATCCAGATATCCTCCAGCACCAGTTTGCGCCCCTCGAGGTCGAATTCCAGATCCTCGGCAAAGGCCGCGACATGGGCGTCGAGCGCCTGCACCAAGGCCTCGAAGATCGGGAAGCGCCAGGGCAGATCGGTGAGGGAGGCGTAGGAGGTATAGCCGGGATAGCCGTTTTCCTCGCACCAATCCTGACCCGCCTCGTCATCCTCGGCGATGGAAAAGCACGAGGCCACCAATTCGTCATGATCGATGGCGGGGCCAAGCTCGGCCAGTTTGCCGTGATAGAGGCGGGTGACGAAGAGCGATCTGATGTTGGGCATGGGGACCTCCGGTTATGGGTAGGGTGTGCCTTCAGGCGCACCACGGCGCAAGAGGTGGCGGGTGCGCCTTCAGGCGCACCATGGGCGGCGGTGCGCCGTGACAGGCGCACCCTACGCAGGATGGGCAGGGCCGGGCAGCGGCAAAGGAAAAGGCCCCGGACGATGCCGGGGCCTTTTCAATTCGAACCGGGCTGAGGCCCGAAAACGCCTTTGGCGCTTTCGACCTTACCAGTCTTCGCGCACCACGGTGCGGGTCTTGATCGGCAGCTTCATCGCGGCGAGGCGCAGGGCTTCGCGGGCGATTTCCTCGGACACGCCGTCGACCTCGAACATGATCCGGCCGGGCTTGACCTTGCAGGCCCAGTAATCGACCGAACCCTTGCCCTTACCCATCCGGACTTCGACCGGCTTGGAGGTCACGGGGGTGTCCGGGAAGATCCGGATCCAGACGCGGCCCTGACGCTTCATGTGACGGGTCAGAGCGCGGCGAGCCGCCTCGATCTGACGTGCCGTCACGCGCTCGGGCTGGAGCGCCTTGAGGCCGAAGGTGCCGAAGTTCAGGTCAGACCCGCCCTTGGCTTCGCCGCTGATGCGGCCCTTGAACATCTTGCGGAATTTCGTGCGTTTGGGTTGCAGCATCTCTAATGCTCCTTACCGGTCACGGCGCGGGCGCGGGCCCCCGCCTTCCTGAAGCTCCGCCTGACGACGATCGCGGGCCGAAGGATCATGCTCGAGGATCTCACCTTTGAAGATCCAGACCTTGATCCCGATGATGCCGTAAGGCGTGGATGCCTCACCCAGCGCGTAATCGATATCCGCGCGCAGCGTGTGCAAAGGCACGCGGCCTTCGCGGTACCATTCGGTCCGGGCGATCTCGGCACCGCCGAGGCGGCCCGCGACGTTGACCCGGATACCGAGCGCACCCATGCGCATCGCGTTCTGAACCGCACGCTTCATCGCGCGACGGAACGAAACCCGGCGCTCGAGCTGCTGGGCGATGGATTCCGCGACAAGCGCTGCGTCCAGCTCGGGCTTGCGGACCTCGACGATGTTGAGGTGCAGTTCCGAGTCGGTCAGTGCCGCCACTTTCTTGCGCAGGGTTTCGATATCGGCGCCTTTCTTGCCGATGATCACGCCCGGGCGCGCGGTGTGGATCGTCACCCGGCACTTGCGGTGCGGGCGTTCGATGATGACGCGGCTGACGCCGGACTGCTTGCACTCTTCCTCGATGAACTCGCGGATCTTGAGATCTTCAAGGAGCAGTTTGCCGTAGTCCTTGGTGTCGGCATACCAGCGGCTGTCCCAGGTGCGGTTCACCTGCAGGCGCATGCCGATCGGGTTGACCTTGTGTCCCATTACGCAGTCTCCTCGACCTGGCGGACCTTGATGGTCAGCTCGCTGAACGGCTTCTGGATGCGGCCGAACCGGCCACGTGCCCGCGGACGGCCACGCTTCATCACCAGGTTCTTGCCCACCCAGGCTTCGGCGACGACAAGCTCGTCGACGTCAAGACCGTGGTTGTTCTCGGCGTTGGCGATGGCGGACTGAAGGCATTTCTTCACGTCCAGCGCGATCCGCTTTTTCGAGAAGGTCAGGTCGCTGAGCGCCTTTTCGACCTTCTTGCCGCGGATCAGCTGCGCCAGCAGGTTCAGCTTTTGCGGGCTGGTCTTCAGCATGCGCAGCTTGGCCATCGCCTCGTTGTCCGCCACGCGGCGGGGATTCTTATCCTTGCCCATGGCTTACTTCCTCTTGGCTTTCTTGTCGGCCGCGTGACCGTAATAGGTCCGCGTCGGCGAATATTCCCCGAATTTCTGGCCGATCATGTCCTCGGTGACGTTCACCGGAACATGCTTCTGACCGTTGTAGACCCCAAAGGTGAGGCCCACGAACTGGGGCAGGATGGTGGAGCGGCGCGACCAGATCTTGATGACCTCGTTGCGGCCCGACTCGCGGGCTTTCTCGGCCTTCTTGAGGACATAGCTGTCGACAAAAGGACC contains:
- the rplP gene encoding 50S ribosomal protein L16, with the protein product MLQPKRTKFRKMFKGRISGEAKGGSDLNFGTFGLKALQPERVTARQIEAARRALTRHMKRQGRVWIRIFPDTPVTSKPVEVRMGKGKGSVDYWACKVKPGRIMFEVDGVSEEIAREALRLAAMKLPIKTRTVVREDW
- the rplN gene encoding 50S ribosomal protein L14, whose translation is MIQMQTNLDVADNSGARKVQCIKVLGGSHRRYASVGDIIVVSVKEAIPRGRVKKGDVRKAVVVRTAKEVRREDGTAIRFDRNAAVILNNNNEPVGTRIFGPVVRELRAKNFMKIISLAPEVL
- the rplV gene encoding 50S ribosomal protein L22; its protein translation is MGKDKNPRRVADNEAMAKLRMLKTSPQKLNLLAQLIRGKKVEKALSDLTFSKKRIALDVKKCLQSAIANAENNHGLDVDELVVAEAWVGKNLVMKRGRPRARGRFGRIQKPFSELTIKVRQVEETA
- the rpsC gene encoding 30S ribosomal protein S3, translated to MGHKVNPIGMRLQVNRTWDSRWYADTKDYGKLLLEDLKIREFIEEECKQSGVSRVIIERPHRKCRVTIHTARPGVIIGKKGADIETLRKKVAALTDSELHLNIVEVRKPELDAALVAESIAQQLERRVSFRRAMKRAVQNAMRMGALGIRVNVAGRLGGAEIARTEWYREGRVPLHTLRADIDYALGEASTPYGIIGIKVWIFKGEILEHDPSARDRRQAELQEGGGPRPRRDR
- a CDS encoding TIGR02466 family protein, which codes for MPNIRSLFVTRLYHGKLAELGPAIDHDELVASCFSIAEDDEAGQDWCEENGYPGYTSYASLTDLPWRFPIFEALVQALDAHVAAFAEDLEFDLEGRKLVLEDIWINILPEGGIHTSHIHPHSVISGTTYVQVPPAARSIKLEDPRHAMMMAAPNRRKDCREELRAFVYPGPVAGDVLLWESWLRHEVPMNMDEDDRVSVSFNYRWE
- the rpsH gene encoding 30S ribosomal protein S8; this encodes MNDPIGDMLTRIRNAQMRGKSTVMTPASRQRARVLDVLADEGYIRGYEPATDAKGHPAFEISLKYYEGTPVIRELKRVSKPGRRVYLGVGDIPQVRQGLGVSIVSTSKGVMTDATARAQNVGGEVLCTVF
- the rplE gene encoding 50S ribosomal protein L5, with translation MLDTATYTPRLKTLFRETIKPALKEEFAYKNDMQIPKLEKIVLNIGCGAESVRDSKKAKSAVEDLTTIAGQQAVATIAKKSIAGFRVREGMTLGAKVTLRGDRMYDFLDRLITVAMPRIRDFRGVKPAFDGRGNFAMGIKEHIVFPEINFDKVDEVWGIDVIIVTTAKSDAEAKSLLKHFNMPFNA
- the rpmC gene encoding 50S ribosomal protein L29, which translates into the protein MNASELREKTPDQLRDQLVQLKKEAFNLRFQQATGQLENTARMRTVKRDAARVLTILNEKAAAAAGEAN
- a CDS encoding calcium-binding protein, translated to MAATVGFVATDLLNKEDDASGSSDEATPDALPDAPPDDEGEQALVTLVTDGLQATGGDGVDSYILDPAVEGTFTTSITAGNGDDSIDLGDTYVRGGPFLADGQIDGGAGDDVIMAVGGGSTITGGAGDDTIAGFLLGSSVTGGEGDDSINVLSGGGDATTVDGGAGNDTLDGTLSDNIRLLGGAGDDVITTAGVSYDGTNFFIVANGGEGNDTLTHEVEVFPLPRMHEPGFPATYGPRMAGGAGADSFEFVLTSESGSYTPYPDDPTIFINDAARIVDFERGVDTLSIDLSALDPRYVVESGQLRDDTARGTTVLSLRLTSDTLPIQLVQITVSPLGLRWGDVTFIGQAPATLAVA
- the rplR gene encoding 50S ribosomal protein L18; its protein translation is MALSTRDLFQKRRLRNRNKLRAMANGRPRLSVHRSNKNISVQLIDDAKGVTLASASSLEKDLGVVGKNNVEAASKVGAAIAERAKKAGVEDVYFDRGGFLFHGRIKALADAAREGGLKF
- the rplF gene encoding 50S ribosomal protein L6, which encodes MSRIGKKPVELPSGVSASVSGQTIEVKGPKGTRSFTATDDVTLTIADNAVSVVPRGKSKRARQQWGMSRSMVENLVIGVSQGFKKELEIQGVGYRANAQGNVLKLALGYSHDVDFAVPAGVTVTTPKNTEVVIEGIDQQLVGQVAANIREWRAPEPYKGKGIRYKGEYIFRKEGKKK
- the rplX gene encoding 50S ribosomal protein L24, whose product is MAAKLRKGDKVVVLAGKDKGKQGEITRVMPTEGKAIVDGVNIAIRHTKQSASSQGGRIPQAMPIALSNLALLDKNGKPTRVGFKLEDGKKLRVAKTTGDVIDA
- the rpsN gene encoding 30S ribosomal protein S14; translated protein: MAKVSMVNRELKRQKLVAQYATKRAALKEIANDESKPMEERFKARLKLAKLPRNSSPTRLHNRCQLTGRPKAYYRKLKMSRIMLRDLASNGQIPGMVKSSW
- the rpsE gene encoding 30S ribosomal protein S5, encoding MAEREQRDRGERGGDQRRGRRREEREETPEFAERLVAINRVSKTVKGGKRFGFAALVVVGDQRGRVGFGKGKAKEVPEAIRKATEQARRQLIRVPLKEGRTLHHDMEGHHGAGHVVMRTAGEGTGIIAGGPMRAVFEMLGVKDVVAKSTGSQNPYNMIRATLDGLKKETSPRQIAARRGKKVADILPKRDGAPAAEAVAEEA
- the rpsQ gene encoding 30S ribosomal protein S17, with the protein product MPKRILQGTVTSNANAQTVTVSVERRFKHPVLAKTIRKSKKYRAHDETNQFNVGDVVRIQECAPKSKTKRWEVLERV
- the rpsS gene encoding 30S ribosomal protein S19 — protein: MSRSVWKGPFVDSYVLKKAEKARESGRNEVIKIWSRRSTILPQFVGLTFGVYNGQKHVPVNVTEDMIGQKFGEYSPTRTYYGHAADKKAKRK